Proteins from one Bactrocera neohumeralis isolate Rockhampton chromosome 3, APGP_CSIRO_Bneo_wtdbg2-racon-allhic-juicebox.fasta_v2, whole genome shotgun sequence genomic window:
- the LOC126752155 gene encoding zinc finger protein 557-like — protein sequence MSREHITKECQNDATKKEWQRWCRLCGKYDGHYFDIFIEYLDDAQQHLDDAINKFFHIQIKPSDELPVLLCAECYTFINYMKNFADHVSKVQAMYQELLDSANTTITDIKYIYEKYGIFKLEPYVQHTLAETVNHIAPTAIEQIFVTDVPVLKIKDEEVEETPAIVKNLEAEIKVEFEDPFARNASRNGQAHAETSEDSDSSASNSHTFSSDTEYRAAEKKTVHTQRTNPKVSSNSTTACDNDQNEGSYVCDICNQRFVQYRNYVCHMKYKHGTETPHQCKSCSSFFKYKKELQRHFRKMHAPKIYPCPHCERKFKRAKDAENHIKAEHEGEGSLICEECGESVRTKEKLLEHMAIHTGRGAFECKECGKCFARKFYLKIHAEIHGDKHVCGECGLELTTSKALKLHSRVHSNEMPYKCDYCGRRFKRTKNLKRHLITHTGLKPFSCDFCDKTFSTSSSCRYHKKHLHPKELAELEAAGVKAYTKNIPKIEVLKAITQATGKVKEAGDFSISDKRIKLPKLDAHLIDQ from the exons ATGTCTAGAGAACATATTACCAAGGAGTGCCAAAACGATGCAACGAAAAAGGAATGGCAGCGCTGGTGTCGCCTATGCGGCAAATATGATGGCcactattttgatattttcattgaatACCTTGACGATGCTCAGCAACACCTTGACGATGCTATAAACAAATTCTTTCATATACAA ATAAAACCAAGTGACGAGCTTCCAGTATTATTGTGTGCAGAATGCTACACTTTCATCAACTACATGAAAAATTTCGCGGATCATGTTTCAAAGGTGCAAGCAATGTATCAAGAGTTGCTAGATTCAGCTAACACTACAATTACTgatatcaaatacatatatgagaaaTATGGCATATTCAAGTTGGAACCTTATGTGCAGCACACTTTGGCTGAAACGGTTAATCATATAGCGCCAACTGCAATCGAGCAAATATTCGTAACGGATGTGccagtattaaaaattaaagatgaaGAAGTGGAAGAGACGCCGGCAATAGTAAAAAATCTCGAAGCTGAAATCAAAGTAGAATTTGAAGATCCCTTCGCACGAAATGCCTCAAGAAATGGGCAAGCACATGCTGAAACAAGTGAGGACAGTGACAGTAGTGCTAGTAATAGCCACACTTTTTCTTCTGACACTGAATATCGAGCAGCGGAAAAGAAAACGGTACATACGCAGAGAACAAATCCTAAAGTGAGTTCAAATAGTACTACTGCTTGTGATAATGACCAAAACGAGGGCAGTTATGTCTGTGATATCTGCAACCAGCGCTTTGTTCAATACAGAAATTATGTGTGTCATATGAAGTATAAACACGGAACAGAAACACCACACCAATGTAAGAGCTgttcaagtttcttcaaatacaAAAAGGAGTTGCAACGACATTTTAGAAAAATGCACGCTCCAAAGATTTATCCCTGTCCACATTGTgagcgaaaatttaaaagagccAAAGATGCCGAAAATCACATCAAAGCAGAGCACGAAGGTGAAGGTTCACTTATTTGTGAAGAGTGCGGCGAAAGTGTGCGGACGAAAGAGAAGCTGCTGGAACATATGGCCATACACACAGGCCGTGGCGCATTCGAGTGTAAAGAATGCGGCAAATGCTTTGCGCGAAAATTCTATTTGAAg ATACACGCGGAAATTCATGGTGATAAACATGTTTGTGGGGAATGTGGTTTAGAACTGACGACGTCCAAAGCACTGAAATTACACAGTAGAGTGCATTCGAATGAAATGCCGTATAAATGTGATTATTGTGGACGCAGATTCAAACGTACAAAGAATTTGAAACGTCACTTGATAACGCACACTGGTCTCAAGCCATTTTCCTGTGACTTCTGCGATAAAACATTTTCGACCAGTTCAAGCTGTCGTTATCACAAAAAGCACTTGCATCCAAAGGAACTGGCCGAATTAGAGGCGGCAGGAGTGAAGgcatataccaaaaatatacccAAAATAGAAGTATTGAAAGCAAT CACACAAGCGACTGGAAAAGTGAAGGAGGCAGGTGATTTTAGTATAAGTGATAAGCGCATAAAACTTCCAAAACTGGACGCGCATTTAATTGATCAGTGA
- the LOC126752154 gene encoding zinc finger protein OZF-like translates to MSREHITKECPNYATKKEWQRWCRLCGKYDGHYFDIFIEGLQPTSSQQHLDDVINKFFHIQIKPSDELPVLLCAECYTFINYMKNFADHVSKVQAMYQELLDSANTTITDIKYIYEKYGIFKLEPYVQHTLAETVNHIAPTAIEQIFVTDVPVLKIKDEEVEETPAIVKNLEAEIKVEFEDPFARNASRNVQAHAETSEDSDSSASNSHTFSSDTEYRVAEKKTVHMQRTNPKVSSNSTTAYDNDQNEGSYVCDICSQRFVQYRNYVWHMKNKHGTETPHQCKSCSSFFKYKKELQRHFRKMHAPKIYPCPHCERKFKRAKDAENHIKAEHEGEGSLICEECGESVRTKEKLLEHMAIHTGRGAFECKECGKCFARKFYLKRHAEIHGDKHVCGECGLELTTSKALKLHSRVHSNEMPYKCDYCGRRFKRTKNLKGHLITHTGLKPFSCDFCDKTFSTGSSCRYHKKHLHPKELAELEAAGVKTYTKNIPKIEVLKAITQATGKVKEAGDFSISDKRIKLPKLDAHLIDQ, encoded by the exons ATGTCTAGAGAACATATTACCAAGGAGTGCCCAAACTATGCAACGAAAAAGGAATGGCAGCGCTGGTGTCGCTTATGCGGCAAATATGATGGCCACtatttcgatattttcattGAGGGACTACAACCAACCTCTTCTCAGCAACACCTTGACGATGTTATAAACAAATTCTTTCATATTCAA ATAAAACCAAGTGACGAGCTTCCAGTATTATTGTGTGCAGAATGCTACACTTTCATCAACTACATGAAAAATTTTGCGGATCATGTTTCAAAGGTGCAAGCAATGTATCAAGAGTTGCTAGATTCAGCTAACACTACAATTACTgatatcaaatacatatatgagaaaTATGGCATATTCAAGTTGGAACCTTATGTGCAGCACACTTTGGCTGAAACGGTTAATCATATAGCGCCAACTGCAATCGAGCAAATATTCGTAACGGATGTGccagtattaaaaattaaagatgaaGAAGTGGAAGAGACGCCGGCAATAGTAAAAAATCTCGAAGCTGAAATCAAAGTAGAATTTGAAGATCCCTTCGCACGAAATGCCTCAAGAAATGTGCAAGCACATGCTGAAACAAGTGAGGACAGTGACAGTAGTGCTAGTAATAGCCACACTTTTTCTTCTGACACTGAATATCGTGTAGCGGAAAAGAAAACGGTACATATGCAGAGAACAAATCCTAAAGTGAGTTCAAATAGTACTACTGCCTACGATAATGACCAAAACGAGGGCAGTTACGTCTGTGATATCTGCAGCCAGCGTTTTGTTCAATACAGAAATTATGTGTGGCATATGAAGAATAAACACGGAACAGAAACACCACACCAATGTAAGAGCTgttcaagtttcttcaaatacaAAAAGGAGTTGCAACGACATTTTAGAAAAATGCACGCTCCGAAGATTTATCCCTGTCCACATTGTgagcgaaaatttaaaagagccAAAGATGCCGAAAATCACATCAAAGCAGAGCACGAAGGTGAAGGTTCACTTATTTGTGAAGAGTGCGGCGAAAGTGTGCGGACGAAAGAGAAGCTGCTGGAACATATGGCCATACACACAGGCCGTGGCGCATTCGAGTGTAAAGAATGCGGCAAATGCTTTGCGCGAAAATTCTATTTGAAg agACACGCGGAAATTCATGGTGATAAACACGTTTGTGGTGAATGTGGCTTGGAACTGACGACGTCCAAAGCACTGAAATTACACAGTAGAGTGCATTCGAATGAAATGCCGTATAAATGTGATTATTGTGGACGCAGATTTAAACggacaaaaaatttgaaaggtcACCTAATAACGCACACTGGTCTCAAGCCATTTTCCTGTGACTTCTGCGATAAAACATTTTCGACCGGTTCAAGCTGTCGTTATCACAAAAAGCACTTGCATCCAAAGGAGCTAGCCGAATTAGAGGCGGCAGGAGTGAAGacatataccaaaaatatacccAAAATAGAAGTATTGAAAGCAAT CACACAAGCGACTGGAAAAGTGAAGGAGGCAGGTGATTTTAGTATAAGTGATAAGCGCATAAAACTTCCAAAACTGGACGCGCATTTAATTGATCAGTGA
- the LOC126752243 gene encoding uncharacterized protein LOC126752243, translating into MLVKMDNFEKIIEIVEINPCLYDKRDEKYKDFKHKERVWMEIANQVNLSARECKVKWKSLRDKYRKMKLSEDQPSGSGHTWKYMESLEFLTETMDPISTTTNAKMDTSELLVDDQIFRTTPKQKRCNDDLFNDVLKAMKRKYEGPQSSNNNKYEHFFGMLGNKLDKLTESEVDEVEIEILNLVNKKINASRKTSKGIYR; encoded by the exons ATGCTTGTAAAAATGGAT aattttgagaaaataatagaaattgtaGAAATCAACCCTTGTCTCTATGATAAAAGagatgaaaaatataaagactTTAAGCATAAAGAGCGGGTTTGGATGGAAATCGCCAATCAAGTAAATCTTTCGG caAGAGAGTGTAAGGTAAAGTGGAAGAGTCTGCGCGACAAATATAGAAAGATGAAACTTTCCGAAGATCAACCATCCGGTTCAGGACACACTTGGAAGTATATGGAGAGTCTAGAGTTTTTGACAGAAACAATGGATCCTATCAG TACCACCACTAACGCCAAAATGGACACATCAGAACTGTTAGTAGATGATCAGATATTCCGCACCACACCAAAACAAAAACGTTGTAACGATGATCTCTTCAATGATGTTCTAAAAGCAATGAAGAGGAAATATGAAGGACCACAATcttcaaacaataacaaatatgaaCATTTCTTCGGTATGCTGGGGAACAAATTGGATAAACTAACAGAAAGTGAAGTTGATGAAgtggaaattgaaattttaaacttagttaacaaaaaaattaatgcatcCAGAAAAACATCGAAAGGTATTTATCGAtga
- the LOC126752158 gene encoding uncharacterized protein LOC126752158, with amino-acid sequence MDHSPSNATLPGKRQHPSTMQRKKSGPKFELSEAQKADIKEAFDLFDTECTGFIEVKELKVAIRALGFEPKKEEIKRMIAEIDKDGTGRISFNDFLQLMTMKMAEKDTKEEILKAFRLFDDDDTGSISFKNLKRVARELGETLTDEELREMIDEADLDHDGVVNQDEFLRIMKKTSLY; translated from the coding sequence ATGGATCACAGTCCGTCGAACGCTACTTTGCCGGGTAAGCGCCAGCATCCGTCTACGATGCAGCGTAAAAAATCCGGCCCCAAATTTGAGCTTTCCGAAGCACAAAAAGCCGACATTAAGGAGGCTTTCGATCTATTCGATACGGAGTGCACCGGTTTTATAGAGGTCAAGGAGCTGAAGGTTGCAATTCGAGCGCTTGGTTTTGAGCCGAAGAAAGAGGAAATCAAACGAATGATTGCCGAAATCGATAAAGATGGCACTGGACGCATATCATTCAATGACTTCCTACAACTAATGACCATGAAAATGGCTGAGAAGGACACTAAGGAGGAAATATTAAAAGCATTTCGTCTGTTCGATGACGACGATACTGGCTCGATTtcctttaaaaatctaaaacgCGTTGCACGCGAATTGGGCGAAACATTGACCGATGAGGAGTTGCGTGAAATGATTGATGAAGCTGATTTGGATCATGATGGTGTAGTGAATCAGGATGAGTTTTTGCGCATCATGAAAAAGACAAGTCTATATTAA